CCGCGTGTTGGCGGGCGGCGCCTGGGGTTTTGCTGCCACTGAAAAGCTGACGAAGCCGGGAATCGAAGCGGCAGCTGCCGAGGCGATGAAGATTGCTCGCGCCTCAGCCCGGGTGAAGCAGCAGGATGTCAAGCTCGTTCCTGAGCAGGCTTACGTCGATGACTGGGCCAGTCCATGCCAGATCGATCCCTTTTCGATTGCAGTCGAGCAGAATCTTGAGCTCCTGCTTAAGGTTGATGCGGAGTTGCGTTCGGTGAATGGAGTAACGCTGGCAGAGACGAATCTCAACTTCCGCCGCTATGAGCAGTGGTTCTACAACAACCAGGGCTCAGATATTCATCAGACGAAGACCACGACCGGCGTGGGATACGCGGCCTATTCGTTTGCCGGAGATGAAATTCAGAAGCGCTCTTATCCCAACTCCTACGGCGGCCAGTGGCAGGAGCGCGGCTATGAATTGATTCAGGAGCTAAAGCTGGTGGAGAACGCGCGTCGGATTGGGGAAGAGGCGGTGGCGTTGCACAAGGCGGACCGATGCCCCGAGGGCAGATTTGACATCATCCTTGATTCCTCGCAGCTGGGGCTACAGATTCACGAATCCATCGGACATCCCATTGAACTCGACCGCGTGCTGGGCATGGAAGCCAACTTCGCCGGCACTTCGTTTCTGACACTCGACAAATTGCGCAGACTGAAATACGGCAGCGACATCGTTAATGTAGTGGCCGACGCTACCGAATCCCACGGTCCCGGCT
Above is a genomic segment from Terriglobales bacterium containing:
- a CDS encoding TldD/PmbA family protein translates to MKEIAGWALNVADLGKAKYAEIRIVDDRQRAMATKNGKVDHVADSESLGAGIRVLAGGAWGFAATEKLTKPGIEAAAAEAMKIARASARVKQQDVKLVPEQAYVDDWASPCQIDPFSIAVEQNLELLLKVDAELRSVNGVTLAETNLNFRRYEQWFYNNQGSDIHQTKTTTGVGYAAYSFAGDEIQKRSYPNSYGGQWQERGYELIQELKLVENARRIGEEAVALHKADRCPEGRFDIILDSSQLGLQIHESIGHPIELDRVLGMEANFAGTSFLTLDKLRRLKYGSDIVNVVADATESHGPGLGTFKYDDEGVPAQCTPIIRNGLFTGYLSSRDTAAAIGDRRSGGTMRAEGWNRVPMIRMTNVSILPGQEPLTLEQLISNTEYAILFQTNRSWSIDDKRYNFQFGTEIGWEIKNGKIGRMLKNPSYSGITTEFWNSMDVICSRDEWVLWGTPNCGKGQPMQVMGTGHGAAPARFRGVQVGSAYRGA